Part of the Terriglobales bacterium genome is shown below.
TGCTGGAAAGCAGCGCTACCAATGCCAGTGCATGCCTTGCCGTTGAGATGTTTTGCTATTCGGTAAGAAAGGCGGTTGGTGCAATGGCGGCAGTGCTCGGTGGTCTCGAATTGCTGGTCTTTTCCGGCGGAATTGGGGAACACGCTGCGGCCGTACGCGCAGGCATCTGCAGCGGACTCGATTATCTTGGGATTGCGTTAGACCAGGAAGCAAATGGGCGTCATGCAGATGTGATCAGCACATCCGGCAGCCGCTGCAGCGTGCGGGTTGTTCCCACGGATGAAGATTTGCAAATTGCACGCCATTGTTCACAGCTCGCGTAAAGAATCCGGTAGATCAATCGCTCATTCATGGAATCTTCAGAGTAAGAACGTACGATTTAATAAACATACGATTAATTTTGATCCTGGCGCCATTATTATTAAAGGAACGCGAGGAGAGTGGGTAGAGTGTGGATACTGGTAGTAGAAAATGAAGCCCCAATGGGCGAGTTGCTGCGGCAAGGGCTTGAAGAGGAAAACCACGCGGTAACGCTGGCGCGAGACGGCATGGAAGGACTCCATGCCGCCAAGACCAGCAGCTTCGATGCGATTGTGCTCGATGTGATGATGCCCGGCATGGATGGCTTCGAAGTCGCCCGCCGCCTGCGGGCCGCCGGTCAACAGGTTCCCATCATTATGCTGACGGCGCGTGATTCCGCCGCGGACATCGTCAAGGGCTTGGACGCAGGGGCCGACGATTACCTGACGAAACCCTTCTCTTTGACTGTTCTTCTCGCCCGGTTGCGGGCCATCTCCCGGCGCGCGGCACAGCCATCCATGCCGACCTTGCACATTGATGATCTGGTGCTTGATCCTGCCTCACGTGAAGTGACTCGTGGCGGTCAGAAGATCAACCTCACGGCAACAGAATTTCGTGTTCTGGAATTTTTGCTGCGCCGGGCAGGCAGGGCCGCCTCACGCTCATCCATCATCGAAGCCGTGTGGGGGTTTGAAGAGGAGATCGAATCCAATACAGTGGATGCATACATCAAGTTATTGCGCGACAAAATTGACAACAAGCGCGAGCGGAAATTGATCCAGACCGTGCGAGGTTACGGCTACATCCTGCGGGAAGAAGTATGAACCGGCGCTCCATTCGATTTCGTCTTACTGCCTGGTACGCCTTCATCCTGACAGTGACTTTTGCAGTTACAGGATTTGCTGTCTGGTGGACGATGCGGAGCAGCATCCACGAGACCGTGGATAAAGACTTGCGCACCCGCCTGCGCGCAATGCGCAACTACCTGCAGAAACAAGCCACCGATCCAGATTCTGGTTCTGTTGCCGAAGAGTTAGCTGAGGATGCATCACTCTCCGGCACGCGCTTTCGAATCATCGGCGGCGATGGCCGCTGGATTTATCAATCGCCTGAGACAAAACAATGGAGTCAGCAACCCCCGGATACGTCGCATCTCCCGACAAATGGCAGAGTGGAGACAATCACGGTCAACAAGAGGCCGTTCAGGGTGCTTACCGCACAGGTGCAGCTCAGTCCAACTCAATCGGGTGTAGTTCAAATCGGCGTACCAATAGGCGAGTTTTACGAGATGCTCGGGGGCTTCACCTTGACGGCTCTGCTGGCGAGTCCGCTGGTCCTGCTGCTGGCTTCCGCGGGCGGTTATTGGATGAGCCGCCGCGCTCTCGAACCCGTAGACCAGATTGCCCGTACAGCAGAGGAAATCGGAGCACAAAATCTCTCTGAACGCCTGCCATCGCGCGGAACCGGTGACGAACTCGATCG
Proteins encoded:
- a CDS encoding response regulator transcription factor, with the translated sequence MWILVVENEAPMGELLRQGLEEENHAVTLARDGMEGLHAAKTSSFDAIVLDVMMPGMDGFEVARRLRAAGQQVPIIMLTARDSAADIVKGLDAGADDYLTKPFSLTVLLARLRAISRRAAQPSMPTLHIDDLVLDPASREVTRGGQKINLTATEFRVLEFLLRRAGRAASRSSIIEAVWGFEEEIESNTVDAYIKLLRDKIDNKRERKLIQTVRGYGYILREEV